The proteins below come from a single Drosophila suzukii chromosome X, CBGP_Dsuzu_IsoJpt1.0, whole genome shotgun sequence genomic window:
- the Fum2 gene encoding probable fumarate hydratase, mitochondrial isoform X2, which translates to MLKQMNSLILARRHLWVAGGGLRAKEGDKGKGKGKGKENEKFRTEKDTFGELKVPADKLYGAQTMRSKLNFPIGDIAERMPMPVIQAMGILKKACAEVNKEFGLDGKISDAVSCACDDVISGKLYKQGHFPLVIWQTGSGTQSNMNTNEVISNAAIKMMGGELGSKKPVHPNDHVNKSQSSNDTFPTAIHISVGMELNERLVPSVTHLRDALKSKSDEFKDIIKIGRTHLMDAVPLTLGQEFSGYAQQLTYGLDRIKSCLPRVYELALGGTAVGTGLNTHKGFAEKVAKRIAELTCLPFVTAPNKFEALAARDAMVEVHGVLNTIAVSLMKIANDIRLLGSGPRCGLGELMLPENEPGSSIMPGKVNPTQCESMTMLCAQVMGNQVAVTIGGSNGHFELNVFKPLIISNVLRSIRLLADGSMTFSKNCVEGLQANKERIDKIMNESLMLVTALNPHIGYDKSAQIAKTAHKNKTTLKEEALKTGITEEQFKEWVNPKEMLGPK; encoded by the exons ATGCTGAAGCAAATGAATAGCCTGATCCTGGCCAGACGCCATCTCTGGGTGGCTGGCGGTGGCCTGCGGGCCAAGGAA GGCGACAAGGGCAAGGGCAAGGGGAAGGGCAAGGAGAACGAGAAGTTCCGCACGGAGAAGGACACCTTCGGGGAGCTCAAGGTGCCGGCGGACAAGCTTTATGGGGCCCAGACGATGCGCTCTAAGCTGAACTTTCCCATTGGCGACATAGCCGAGCGCATGCCG ATGCCTGTGATCCAGGCCATGGGCATACTGAAGAAGGCCTGTGCCGAGGTCAACAAGGAGTTCGGCCTGGACGGTAAGATCTCGGACGCCGTCTCCTGCGCCTGCGACGATGTGATCTCCGGCAAGCTGTACAAGCAGGGTCACTTCCCGCTGGTCATCTGGCAAACTGGTTCCGGCACCCAGTCCAATATGAACACCAACGAG GTGATCAGTAATGCGGCCATCAAGATGATGGGTGGCGAACTGGGCAGCAAGAAGCCGGTGCATCCGAACGACCATGTGAACAAGTCGCAGAGCTCCAACGACACCTTTCCCACGGCCATCCACATCTCGGTGGGCATGGAGCTGAACGAGCGACTGGTTCCGTCGGTGACCCACCTGCGGGATGCCCTCAAGTCCAAGTCGGATGAGTTCAAGGACATCATCAAGATTGGCCGCACCCATCTGATGGACGCAGTTCCTCTGACCCTGGGCCAGGAGTTCAGTGGCTACGCACAGCAGCTGACCTACGGCCTGGATAGGATCAAGAGCTGTCTGCCGAGGGTCTACGAGCTGGCTTTGGGCGGCACTGCGGTGGGCACTGGCCTGAACACCCACAAGGGATTCGCCGAGAAGGTGGCCAAGCGGATTGCCGAGCTCACCTGTCTGCCCTTCGTGACGGCGCCCAATAAGTTCGAGGCCCTGGCCGCCAGGGATGCCATGGTGGAGGTCCATGGAGTGCTCAACACGATCGCCGTGAGCCTGATGAAGATCGCCAACGATATCCGACTGCTGGGATCGGGTCCGCGTTGCGGACTGGGGGAGCTCATGTTGCCGGAAAACGAGCCGGGTAGTTCCATTATGCCAGGCAAGGTGAATCCCACGCAGTGCGAATCGATGACCATGCTGTGCGCCCAGGTGATGGGCAACCAGGTGGCCGTGACCATCGGTGGCTCCAACGGGCACTTCGAGTTGAATGTCTTCAAACCATTGATAATATCGAATGTGCTGCGCTCCATCCGGCTGTTAG CCGACGGCAGCATGACCTTCAGCAAGAACTGCGTGGAGGGACTGCAGGCCAATAAAGAGAGGATCGACAAGATCATGAACGAGTCGCTGATGCTGGTCACCGCCCTTAATCCCCACATCGGCTACGACAAGTCCGCCCAGATCGCGAAGACGGCCCACAAGAACAAGACGACCCTGAAGGAGGAGGCCCTGAAAACCGGAATCACCGAGGAGCAGTTTAAGGAGTGGGTCAACCCCAAGGAGATGCTGGGACCCAAGTGA
- the Fum2 gene encoding probable fumarate hydratase, mitochondrial isoform X1 — MLKQMNSLILARRHLWVAGGGLRAKEGDKGKGKGKGKENEKFRTEKDTFGELKVPADKLYGAQTMRSKLNFPIGDIAERMPVGIIQLLKALLLNLISHCTQMPVIQAMGILKKACAEVNKEFGLDGKISDAVSCACDDVISGKLYKQGHFPLVIWQTGSGTQSNMNTNEVISNAAIKMMGGELGSKKPVHPNDHVNKSQSSNDTFPTAIHISVGMELNERLVPSVTHLRDALKSKSDEFKDIIKIGRTHLMDAVPLTLGQEFSGYAQQLTYGLDRIKSCLPRVYELALGGTAVGTGLNTHKGFAEKVAKRIAELTCLPFVTAPNKFEALAARDAMVEVHGVLNTIAVSLMKIANDIRLLGSGPRCGLGELMLPENEPGSSIMPGKVNPTQCESMTMLCAQVMGNQVAVTIGGSNGHFELNVFKPLIISNVLRSIRLLADGSMTFSKNCVEGLQANKERIDKIMNESLMLVTALNPHIGYDKSAQIAKTAHKNKTTLKEEALKTGITEEQFKEWVNPKEMLGPK, encoded by the exons ATGCTGAAGCAAATGAATAGCCTGATCCTGGCCAGACGCCATCTCTGGGTGGCTGGCGGTGGCCTGCGGGCCAAGGAA GGCGACAAGGGCAAGGGCAAGGGGAAGGGCAAGGAGAACGAGAAGTTCCGCACGGAGAAGGACACCTTCGGGGAGCTCAAGGTGCCGGCGGACAAGCTTTATGGGGCCCAGACGATGCGCTCTAAGCTGAACTTTCCCATTGGCGACATAGCCGAGCGCATGCCGGTAGGGATTATCCAGCTATTAAAAGCCCTACTCCTTAACTTAATCTCCCACTGCACGCAGATGCCTGTGATCCAGGCCATGGGCATACTGAAGAAGGCCTGTGCCGAGGTCAACAAGGAGTTCGGCCTGGACGGTAAGATCTCGGACGCCGTCTCCTGCGCCTGCGACGATGTGATCTCCGGCAAGCTGTACAAGCAGGGTCACTTCCCGCTGGTCATCTGGCAAACTGGTTCCGGCACCCAGTCCAATATGAACACCAACGAG GTGATCAGTAATGCGGCCATCAAGATGATGGGTGGCGAACTGGGCAGCAAGAAGCCGGTGCATCCGAACGACCATGTGAACAAGTCGCAGAGCTCCAACGACACCTTTCCCACGGCCATCCACATCTCGGTGGGCATGGAGCTGAACGAGCGACTGGTTCCGTCGGTGACCCACCTGCGGGATGCCCTCAAGTCCAAGTCGGATGAGTTCAAGGACATCATCAAGATTGGCCGCACCCATCTGATGGACGCAGTTCCTCTGACCCTGGGCCAGGAGTTCAGTGGCTACGCACAGCAGCTGACCTACGGCCTGGATAGGATCAAGAGCTGTCTGCCGAGGGTCTACGAGCTGGCTTTGGGCGGCACTGCGGTGGGCACTGGCCTGAACACCCACAAGGGATTCGCCGAGAAGGTGGCCAAGCGGATTGCCGAGCTCACCTGTCTGCCCTTCGTGACGGCGCCCAATAAGTTCGAGGCCCTGGCCGCCAGGGATGCCATGGTGGAGGTCCATGGAGTGCTCAACACGATCGCCGTGAGCCTGATGAAGATCGCCAACGATATCCGACTGCTGGGATCGGGTCCGCGTTGCGGACTGGGGGAGCTCATGTTGCCGGAAAACGAGCCGGGTAGTTCCATTATGCCAGGCAAGGTGAATCCCACGCAGTGCGAATCGATGACCATGCTGTGCGCCCAGGTGATGGGCAACCAGGTGGCCGTGACCATCGGTGGCTCCAACGGGCACTTCGAGTTGAATGTCTTCAAACCATTGATAATATCGAATGTGCTGCGCTCCATCCGGCTGTTAG CCGACGGCAGCATGACCTTCAGCAAGAACTGCGTGGAGGGACTGCAGGCCAATAAAGAGAGGATCGACAAGATCATGAACGAGTCGCTGATGCTGGTCACCGCCCTTAATCCCCACATCGGCTACGACAAGTCCGCCCAGATCGCGAAGACGGCCCACAAGAACAAGACGACCCTGAAGGAGGAGGCCCTGAAAACCGGAATCACCGAGGAGCAGTTTAAGGAGTGGGTCAACCCCAAGGAGATGCTGGGACCCAAGTGA
- the Fum1 gene encoding fumarate hydratase, mitochondrial isoform X1, with product MVLPLLQRSSLRGVQQITKPWAAIGSLRLASQEFRVESDTFGELKVPADKYYGAQTMRSQINFPIGGATERMPKPVVQAMGILKKAAAEVNKEFGLDSKVSDAISKAADDVISGKLYADHFPLVIWQTGSGTQSNMNVNEVISNRAIELLGGKLGSKTPVHPNDHVNKSQSSNDTFPTAIHISVALELNNNLKPAIKTLHDALRAKSEEFKDIIKIGRTHTMDAVPLTLGQEFSGYAQQLAYAQERIDACLPRVYELALGGTAVGTGLNTRKGFAEKCAAKIAELTNLPFVTAPNKFEALAARDAMVEVHGVLNTIAVSLMKIANDIRFLGSGPRCGLGELSLPENEPGSSIMPGKVNPTQCESLTMLSAQVMGNQVAVTIGGSNGHFELNVFKPLIVSNVLRSIRLLSDGSRTFTANCVSGIQANRENIAKIMNESLMLVTALNPHIGYDKAAKIAKTAHKNGTTLKEEAINLGYLTEEQFKEWVRPEQMLGPK from the exons ATGGTGCTACCGTTATTGCAGCGCTCCTCGCTTCGCGGCGTTCAGCAAATTACGAAACCCTGGGCTGCCATTGGAAGTTTGCGTCTG GCCTCCCAGGAATTTCGCGTGGAGAGCGACACCTTTGGCGAGCTGAAGGTTCCCGCGGACAAATACTATGGCGCCCAGACGATGCGATCCCAGATCAACTTCCCCATCGGAGGGGCCACCGAACGGATGCCC AAACCCGTGGTGCAGGCCATGGGCATCCTGAAGAAGGCCGCCGCCGAGGTGAACAAGGAGTTCGGACTGGACAGCAAGGTGAGCGACGCGATCTCGAAGGCGGCCGACGATGTGATCTCCGGCAAGCTGTACGCCGACCACTTCCCGCTGGTCATCTGGCAGACGGGTTCCGGCACCCAGAGCAACATGAATGTGAATGAG GTCATCAGCAACCGCGCCATCGAGCTGCTGGGCGGCAAGCTGGGCTCCAAGACGCCCGTGCATCCCAACGACCACGTGAACAAGTCGCAGAGCTCCAACGACACCTTCCCCACCGCCATCCACATCTCGGTGGCCCTGGAGCTGAACAACAACCTCAAGCCGGCGATCAAGACGCTGCACGACGCCCTGCGGGCCAAGTCGGAGGAGTTCAAGGACATCATCAAGATCGGACGCACCCACACCATGGACGCGGTGCCCCTGACCCTGGGTCAGGAGTTCAGCGGCTATGCCCAGCAGCTGGCCTACGCCCAGGAGCGGATCGACGCCTGTCTGCCGCGTGTCTACGAGCTGGCTCTGGGCGGCACTGCCGTGGGAACTGGGCTGAATACCCGCAAGGGATTCGCCGAGAAGTGCGCAGCCAAGATCGCCGAGCTGACCAACCTGCCATTCGTCACCGCGCCCAACAAGTTCGAGGCCCTTGCTGCCCGTGATGCCATGGTCGAGGTCCACGGTGTGCTTAATACGATCGCCGTCAGCCTGATGAAGATCGCCAACGACATCCGCTTCCTGGGCTCCGGTCCGCGGTGCGGCCTAGGCGAGCTTTCGCTGCCGGAGAACGAGCCCGGCAGCTCCATCATGCCCGGCAAGGTGAACCCCACGCAGTGCGAGTCGCTCACCATGCTCTCCGCCCAGGTGATGGGCAACCAGGTGGCCGTGACCATCGGCGGCTCCAACGGACACTTCGAGCTGAACGTGTTCAAGCCCCTGATCGTGTCCAATGTGCTGCGCTCCATTCGCCTGTTGT CTGACGGCAGCAGGACCTTCACTGCCAACTGCGTGAGTGGCATCCAGGCCAACCGCGAGAACATTGCCAAGATCATGAACGAGTCCCTGATGCTGGTCACCGCCCTGAATCCCCACATTGGCTACGACAAGGCCGCCAAGATCGCCAAGACGGCGCACAAGAACGGAACGACCCTCAAGGAGGAGGCCATCAACCTGGGCTACCTCACGGAGGAGCAGTTCAAGGAGTGGGTGCGGCCCGAACAGATGCTGGGACCCAAGTAG
- the Fum1 gene encoding fumarate hydratase, mitochondrial isoform X2, with protein sequence MASQEFRVESDTFGELKVPADKYYGAQTMRSQINFPIGGATERMPKPVVQAMGILKKAAAEVNKEFGLDSKVSDAISKAADDVISGKLYADHFPLVIWQTGSGTQSNMNVNEVISNRAIELLGGKLGSKTPVHPNDHVNKSQSSNDTFPTAIHISVALELNNNLKPAIKTLHDALRAKSEEFKDIIKIGRTHTMDAVPLTLGQEFSGYAQQLAYAQERIDACLPRVYELALGGTAVGTGLNTRKGFAEKCAAKIAELTNLPFVTAPNKFEALAARDAMVEVHGVLNTIAVSLMKIANDIRFLGSGPRCGLGELSLPENEPGSSIMPGKVNPTQCESLTMLSAQVMGNQVAVTIGGSNGHFELNVFKPLIVSNVLRSIRLLSDGSRTFTANCVSGIQANRENIAKIMNESLMLVTALNPHIGYDKAAKIAKTAHKNGTTLKEEAINLGYLTEEQFKEWVRPEQMLGPK encoded by the exons ATG GCCTCCCAGGAATTTCGCGTGGAGAGCGACACCTTTGGCGAGCTGAAGGTTCCCGCGGACAAATACTATGGCGCCCAGACGATGCGATCCCAGATCAACTTCCCCATCGGAGGGGCCACCGAACGGATGCCC AAACCCGTGGTGCAGGCCATGGGCATCCTGAAGAAGGCCGCCGCCGAGGTGAACAAGGAGTTCGGACTGGACAGCAAGGTGAGCGACGCGATCTCGAAGGCGGCCGACGATGTGATCTCCGGCAAGCTGTACGCCGACCACTTCCCGCTGGTCATCTGGCAGACGGGTTCCGGCACCCAGAGCAACATGAATGTGAATGAG GTCATCAGCAACCGCGCCATCGAGCTGCTGGGCGGCAAGCTGGGCTCCAAGACGCCCGTGCATCCCAACGACCACGTGAACAAGTCGCAGAGCTCCAACGACACCTTCCCCACCGCCATCCACATCTCGGTGGCCCTGGAGCTGAACAACAACCTCAAGCCGGCGATCAAGACGCTGCACGACGCCCTGCGGGCCAAGTCGGAGGAGTTCAAGGACATCATCAAGATCGGACGCACCCACACCATGGACGCGGTGCCCCTGACCCTGGGTCAGGAGTTCAGCGGCTATGCCCAGCAGCTGGCCTACGCCCAGGAGCGGATCGACGCCTGTCTGCCGCGTGTCTACGAGCTGGCTCTGGGCGGCACTGCCGTGGGAACTGGGCTGAATACCCGCAAGGGATTCGCCGAGAAGTGCGCAGCCAAGATCGCCGAGCTGACCAACCTGCCATTCGTCACCGCGCCCAACAAGTTCGAGGCCCTTGCTGCCCGTGATGCCATGGTCGAGGTCCACGGTGTGCTTAATACGATCGCCGTCAGCCTGATGAAGATCGCCAACGACATCCGCTTCCTGGGCTCCGGTCCGCGGTGCGGCCTAGGCGAGCTTTCGCTGCCGGAGAACGAGCCCGGCAGCTCCATCATGCCCGGCAAGGTGAACCCCACGCAGTGCGAGTCGCTCACCATGCTCTCCGCCCAGGTGATGGGCAACCAGGTGGCCGTGACCATCGGCGGCTCCAACGGACACTTCGAGCTGAACGTGTTCAAGCCCCTGATCGTGTCCAATGTGCTGCGCTCCATTCGCCTGTTGT CTGACGGCAGCAGGACCTTCACTGCCAACTGCGTGAGTGGCATCCAGGCCAACCGCGAGAACATTGCCAAGATCATGAACGAGTCCCTGATGCTGGTCACCGCCCTGAATCCCCACATTGGCTACGACAAGGCCGCCAAGATCGCCAAGACGGCGCACAAGAACGGAACGACCCTCAAGGAGGAGGCCATCAACCTGGGCTACCTCACGGAGGAGCAGTTCAAGGAGTGGGTGCGGCCCGAACAGATGCTGGGACCCAAGTAG
- the ND-ASHI gene encoding NADH dehydrogenase [ubiquinone] 1 beta subcomplex subunit 8, mitochondrial: MSAFVKTVGLAQKLCAANPAVARQAIRSMAGWNKDYKPAPYPQTEKERLAAAKKYYLLPEEYKPYADDGLGYGDYPKVGGGLGVEAKDTYYPWDYPEHKRNHHEPISADHDLYSEDRWSQAEQPRYNNSYYFVCFLGVMSGCLALYYWLEDKKMYRPVAAKQYPGDGVKHYTFEK, translated from the exons ATGTCGGCGTTTGTGAAAACCGTGGGCCTGGCCCAAAAGCTGTGCGCCGCCAATCCCGCCGTGGCTCGCCAGGCGATCCGCAGCA TGGCTGGCTGGAACAAGGACTACAAGCCGGCACCCTATCCACAGACGGAGAAGGAGCGCCTGGCGGCGGCCAAGAAGTACTACCTCCTGCCGGAGGAGTACAAACCGTATGCGGACGACGGCCTGGGCTATGGCGACTATCCCAAAGTGGGCGGCGGTCTGGGCGTGGAGGCCAAGGACACCTACTATCCCTGGGACTATCCGGAGCACAAGCGTAACCACCACGAGCCC ATCTCGGCGGATCACGATCTGTACAGCGAGGATCGCTGGTCGCAGGCGGAACAGCCGCGCTACAACAACTCGTACTACTTCGTCTGCTTCCTGGGCGTCATGTCCGGCTGCCTGGCCCTCTACTACTGGCTGGAAGACAAGAAGATGTACCGCCCCGTGGCCGCGAAGCAATATCCCGGCGATGGCGTCAAGCACTACACCTTCGAGAAGTAG
- the Mcm6 gene encoding DNA replication licensing factor Mcm6: MDVADAQVGQLRVKDEVGIRAQKLFQDFLEEFKEDGEIKYTRPAASLESPDRCTLEVSFEDVEKYDQNLATAIIEEYYHIYPFLCQSVSNYVKDRIGLKTQKDCYVAFTEVPTRHKVRDLTTSKIGTLIRISGQVVRTHPVHPELVSGVFMCLDCQTEIRNVEQQFKFTNPTICRNPVCSNRRRFMLDVEKSLFLDFQKIRIQETQAELPRGCIPRAVEIILRSELVETVQAGDRYDFTGTLIVVPDVSVLGGVGTRTETSSRHKPGEGMEGVTGLKALGMRELTYRMAFLACSVQATTARFGGTDLPMSEVTAEDMKKQMTDAEWHKIYEMSKDRNLYQNLISSLFPSIYGNDEVKRGILLQQFGGVAKTTTEKTSLRGDINVCIVGDPSTAKSQFLKQVSDFSPRAIYTSGKASSAAGLTAAVVRDEESFDFVIEAGALMLADNGICCIDEFDKMDQRDQVAIHEAMEQQTISIARAGVRATLNARTSILAAANPINGRYDRSKSLQQNIQLSAPIMSRFDLFFILVDECNEVVDYAIARKIVDLHSNIEESVERAYTREEVLRYVTFARQFKPVIGQEAGKMLVENYGHLRQRDTGTSGRSTWRITVRQLESMIRLSEAMAKLECSNRVLERHVKEAFRLLNKSIIRVEQPDIHLDDDEGLDVDDGIQHDIDMENNGAAANIDENMDNSGSAAVQKKKFTLSFEDYKNLSTMLVLHMRGEEARCEVEGSDTGIKRSDVVTWYLEQVAEQIESEDELISRKNLIEKLIDRLIYHDQVIIPLKTSQLKPMIKGQGTEDEQTEDDPLLVVHPNYIVE; this comes from the coding sequence ATGGATGTAGCGGATGCTCAGGTCGGCCAGCTGCGCGTCAAGGACGAGGTGGGCATTCGGGCCCAGAAGCTCTTCCAGGATTTCCTCGAGGAGTTCAAGGAGGACGGTGAGATCAAGTACACGCGTCCGGCGGCCAGCCTGGAGTCCCCGGATCGCTGCACCCTGGAGGTCAGCTTCGAGGATGTGGAGAAGTACGACCAGAACCTGGCCACCGCCATCATCGAGGAGTACTACCACATCTATCCGTTCCTCTGCCAATCCGTTTCGAACTACGTGAAGGACCGGATTGGGCTGAAGACCCAGAAGGATTGCTATGTGGCCTTCACAGAGGTGCCCACGCGGCACAAGGTGCGCGATCTGACCACCTCCAAGATCGGCACTCTCATCCGCATATCCGGCCAGGTGGTGCGCACCCATCCCGTCCATCCGGAGCTAGTTTCCGGGGTGTTCATGTGCCTGGACTGCCAGACGGAGATCCGGAATGTGGAGCAGCAGTTCAAGTTCACCAATCCCACCATTTGCCGCAATCCCGTGTGCTCCAATCGCCGGCGCTTCATGTTGGATGTGGAGAAGAGTCTGTTTCTGGACTTCCAGAAGATTCGCATCCAGGAAACGCAGGCGGAGCTGCCCCGCGGCTGTATTCCCCGCGCGGTGGAGATCATTTTGCGTTCGGAGCTGGTGGAAACCGTTCAGGCTGGCGATCGCTATGACTTCACGGGTACTCTGATCGTGGTACCTGATGTAAGTGTTCTCGGAGGAGTGGGAACTCGGACGGAGACCAGTTCCCGGCACAAGCCAGGCGAGGGAATGGAGGGAGTGACTGGGCTAAAGGCGCTGGGCATGCGGGAGCTCACCTACAGGATGGCCTTCCTCGCCTGCAGCGTTCAGGCCACGACAGCCCGATTTGGCGGCACCGATCTGCCCATGTCGGAGGTCACGGCGGAGGATATGAAGAAGCAAATGACGGACGCCGAGTGGCACAAGATCTACGAGATGTCCAAGGACCGCAATCTCTACCAGAACCTGATCAGCAGCCTGTTCCCCTCGATCTATGGCAATGATGAGGTCAAGCGGGGTATTCTCCTCCAGCAATTTGGCGGCGTTGCCAAGACCACCACCGAAAAGACTTCGCTGCGTGGTGACATCAATGTTTGCATCGTGGGCGATCCCAGCACGGCCAAGTCACAGTTCCTCAAGCAGGTCTCCGACTTCTCGCCTAGAGCCATCTACACCTCGGGAAAGGCTTCCTCGGCGGCGGGTTTAACGGCAGCTGTCGTGCGCGATGAGGAGTCCTTTGACTTCGTCATCGAGGCGGGAGCCCTCATGTTGGCGGACAATGGCATTTGCTGCATCGACGAGTTCGACAAGATGGACCAGCGCGATCAGGTGGCCATCCACGAGGCCATGGAGCAGCAGACCATCTCGATAGCTCGCGCTGGAGTCCGAGCTACTCTAAATGCGCGCACCTCCATTCTGGCCGCCGCCAATCCCATCAACGGACGCTACGATCGTTCCAAGAGTCTGCAGCAGAATATCCAGCTGTCCGCACCCATTATGTCGCGTTTCGATCTGTTCTTTATCCTCGTGGACGAATGCAACGAGGTGGTGGACTATGCCATTGCCCGCAAGATCGTCGATTTGCACTCGAACATCGAGGAGTCGGTGGAGCGGGCCTATACCCGCGAAGAGGTCCTCCGCTATGTGACTTTTGCGCGGCAATTTAAGCCGGTGATTGGCCAGGAGGCCGGCAAGATGCTGGTGGAGAACTACGGACATCTGCGGCAGCGCGACACTGGCACCTcgggtaggagcacctggagaaTAACGGTGCGTCAGCTTGAGTCCATGATTCGTCTGAGCGAGGCCATGGCCAAGCTGGAGTGCTCCAATCGCGTGCTTGAGCGCCACGTCAAGGAGGCCTTCCGCTTGCTGAACAAGTCCATCATTCGGGTGGAGCAACCGGACATTCATCTGGACGACGACGAGGGTCTGGATGTGGACGATGGCATCCAGCACGACATTGACATGGAGAACAACGGAGCGGCGGCCaatattgatgagaacatggACAACTCCGGCAGCGCCGCTGTGCAAAAGAAGAAGTTCACGCTGTCCTTCGAGGACTACAAGAATCTTTCCACCATGCTGGTGCTGCACATGCGCGGCGAGGAGGCGCGCTGCGAGGTGGAGGGCAGCGATACGGGCATCAAGCGCAGCGATGTCGTCACCTGGTATCTAGAGCAGGTGGCCGAGCAGATCGAGTCCGAGGATGAGCTGATCTCGCGCAAGAACCTCATCGAGAAGCTGATCGATCGGCTCATCTACCACGACCAGGTCATTATTCCGCTCAAGACCTCCCAGCTGAAGCCGATGATCAAGGGACAGGGCACGGAGGATGAGCAAACGGAGGACGATCCCCTGCTGGTGGTGCACCCCAACTACATTGTGGAGTGA
- the LOC108015204 gene encoding luc7-like protein 3, translating into MVDAARQMLDELMGRNRNLHPSEAGAKVNWEDPEFCQFYNVKFCPHDLFINTRADLGPCARIHDEEARHLYEDARPSQRKRQYEDEFLRFCNVMLHDVDRKIQKGKQRLLLMQKDQPNAPAPLSRHQEQLVNLNARINKLLSEAEEAGIRGDVDQAQDLMTLCEELKEEKEQLLQQFEAHTKALNSLSLSRSPEHELHNSPGTNPSEETPNTPLPAAATTADDALEAAPSSAVATAGTSPTQEGEGAGATSEEKTENKAAGWSHDSLPEKQMKVCEICGAFLIVGDAQQRIEDHLMGKQHLGYSKLRNAVAEINDARQKEREQEDRRRREGRVQRFHTYDNRREPRNEYRERSRDYVQNRQPSDRRHHHHKSHHSSHHSYSHSGGGGGGGGVSGNRSSRSHHNHNHYRHESRERHCRSRSRSRY; encoded by the exons ATGGTGGACGCCGCCAGGCAAATGCTCGACGAGCTGATGGGCAGGAATCGCAACCTGCATCCCTCCGAGGCGGGCGCTAAAGTCAATTGGGAGGATCCCGAG TTTTGTCAGTTCTACAACGTCAAGTTCTGTCCGCACGATCTATTCATAAATACCCGCGCGGATCTGGGTCCCTGTGCCCGCATCCACGACGAGGAGGCTCGTCACCTGTACGAGGACGCCCGTCCCTCGCAACGGAAGCGTCAGTACGAGGATGAGTTCCTGCGCTTTTGCAATGTGATGCTGCACGATGTGGATCGAAAGATCCAAAAGGGCAAGCAGCGTTTGCTCCTCATGCAGAAAGATCAGCCCAATGCTCCAGCTCCTCTGAGCAGGCACCAGGAGCAGCTGGTCAACCTGAATGCCAGGATCAACAAGCTGCTCTCCGAAGCGGAGGAAGCTGGCATTCGGGGGGACGTTGATCAGGCCCAGGATCTGATGACCCTGTGCGAGGAGCTGAAGGAGGAGAAGGAACAACTGTTGCAGCAGTTCGAGGCCCATACCAAGGCCCTCAATAGCCTCAGTTTGAGCAGGTCACCCGAGCACGAGCTGCACAACAGTCCGGGCACAAATCCCAGCGAGGAAACCCCAAACACCCCCCTTCCAGCTGCCGCCACCACCGCCGATGATGCTCTGGAGGCTGCTCCAAGTTCTGCAGTAGCAACAGCAGGAACCTCTCCTACTCAAGAGGGCGAAGGAGCTGGAGCAACCAGCGAGGAGAAGACGGAGAACAAGGCGGCTGGCTGGTCGCATGACTCGCTGCCCGAGAAACAGATGAAAGTCTGCGAGATCTGCGGCGCCTTCCTGATCGTCGGCGATGCACAGCAGCGGATCGAGGACCATTTGATGGGCAAACAGCATTTGGGCTACTCCAAGCTGCGCAACGCGGTGGCCGAGATCAACGATGCGCGCCAGAAGGAGCGCGAGCAGGAGGATCGACGTCGGCGCGAGGGTCGAGTTCAGCGCTTCCACACCTACGACAACAGGCG CGAGCCACGCAACGAGTACCGAGAACGAAGTCGCGACTATGTCCAGAATCGCCAGCCCTCGGATCGGCGTCACC ATCACCATAAGTCGCACCACAGCTCCCACCATTCGTACTCGCACAGTGGTGGCGGTGGCGGTGGGGGTGGCGTTAGTGGCAACCGGAGCAGCCGGAGCCATCACAACCATAATCACTACCGCCACGAAAGCCGGGAGCGACATTGCCGTAGCCGGAGCCGCAGCCGCTACTAG